From the Engraulis encrasicolus isolate BLACKSEA-1 chromosome 18, IST_EnEncr_1.0, whole genome shotgun sequence genome, the window AATGAAAACAATATGGGATACTTCACtgaagtggggggtctgggggttatcccccagaaagttttgcatttcttacatgcaatttcctgcattttaacgtcccgtttcagctcgatacggaaacCATACTtctatctctaaattccgaaaaacgattctgtctttcaaggggcttgtaggggggccagaaccttgctgtccatcTGGCTGCATCTGGAcacagggccgccatttgaataaccCTGATGTAAATGTTCAACTTTTTGCATTTTCAAATCCTTCATTAGCAACCTGATGCCCTCACTCACGAGCATTAAACTACAGGCAGACACAAGGAGGGAATGTAAATGCCAGTACACAAGGAGCTGATGTAAATGCGAGTACACAAGGAGCCGATGTAAATACGAGTACACAGGGCCAAGATGTAAATAGCAGCATGCAAGGCCCTGATGTAAATGGAGGGGATGCCCGGCCTGGTTTGCCCATAAAAAGCTGATGAGATGTGGGTTGCAGTGAGAAGATCCAGGGACTCCAGGATTTGCTGCGGTCTCATACAGTACAGGAGGTCAGTAGTGGCTTTGGGCTGTATAGTAAGGTAGCTAGGCTGTGCCATCCTAgagacgcaacagcttcagcgttgctgctagtcaggtcaagagcattgCAAGTTCTTTTTGAGCTCCCGTAacatcgggaactcctcccacttggtTGTGAAGCAAAtcatcattagcaaaccaagggaggctatTTGGGAAGtatcgtttgggaaatgttaattgctatgctcttggtcagaccgagtctcgaagagatttgaaagtcgccCATCCTATCCTAGTGACAGCAACACTTGGTGTTTATTATCTCGCACAGCTTTggaagtcgatgacaatcagatAAGGAGTGGGGAGCAGTAAAGTACGGGAATGCAGTGGACAGCAGTGAGGATCGACTTTGGGCTTGAGTGAGGTAGGCAGCTGTGGGTGGTGGGCAGGTTCAGGGGGGTGGGTGTCAGGatggtagagatgggatttatggctcatTGACAGGATCTGGATCATAGTGGTTGGctagttcctttcaaagagctgttaaaaaaaacgtgctcttttgaatgtttttttaaattatttattcagtcttAAGAAGATAGTGTTTTTTTCactcattttgtccaaacaacaattgACTGTCCTCCCACACTTGTGTTTCCCCCCCCAAATTACAGTAATCACGTGAAGGTCACGTGCTCAAAACGAAcgaaaaacgaacaaaaaaaaaaccccggaaAAGGCTCCCAACTGGTATTCAGTTCCCATCGTTCACGTCTAGGAGCTGTTCAAAATAATCAATTCGTTCGGTTCTGGAACGTCACAACTCTACAAGATGGCAGTGAGCTCCAATGCGACAGAGCTGGGCCTGGTGCTGCTGGCGTTGGCCTTTGGAGCTGTGCTGAACGCGGCCAACCTGCTGCTGACCCTGCTGCCACTGTACCGCAGTGGTGGTGGGGCGGCGTCTGCTGTGAGCGGCGGTGGAAAGGTGACGGTGGTGAGCGGCGTCATCTGCTCCATCTCCCTGAGTAACACGCTCCTCAGTCTCTCCTGCATCGCCATCATGCTGATGGTGTTCTACGGAACACTCGCcaccaggtagtgtgtgtgtgtgtgtgtgtgtgtgtgtgtgtgcatgtgtgtgtttcacgtACATCTGTGATTGGCGTCATGCTGCTGATATTGTGCAGAGCCACCATGACTGGTTGATGTACGGTAGATCAATGGCTACATTGGTTTGAATAATAGATGGGAGAATATATTGTGGTTTTTTTCAACTATGAAATAATTTATTTAATAGATTATAAGAATGTTTTCTTGTCAAAATTGATTGAAATTAACAATGACAAATGAACTGACAGAAACTGTATGTCCTGATGCTGTATCATCCATCGCCACCATGAGCAGGACTGGTTACTATGGTAACACTTTCCTCATTGCCTTGCTGATCGATCATTCCGgctacgacaacaacaacaacaacaacaattatattaattataataatagttggccctgccgtgaccaCCCGATTATGCACTAGCCTGCCATGCGGGTGACCCagattcgattcccggcccgggtcctttgccaacccccctCCCGTCTGTCTCCCaattcctgtctacctctcacactgtcctatcaaataaagtcgagaaaaaaaagaccccaaaaaatcttttttttttttaatatatatatatatatatatatataatagtaaTATTATTATTTCAGGTCTGGTCAGGTTAACCCTTTCTTCACCGCGATGCTCTATGTCTGGCTGAGCAGTTGCTTCGTCAGTTTCTGGGCTATCGCCTGGCTCAGCGTCCTCTACTGCGTCAAGGTACGGACTgggatgtacgtgtgtgtgtgtgtgtgtgtgtgtgtgtgtgtgtgtatgtgtgtgtgtgtgtgtgtgtgtgtgtgtgtgtgtgtgtgtgtgtgtgtgtgtggtgcctggcTCAGCATCTTGTACTGCAACAAGGCTTTTTCCTATTTCTCCTATTTCACCCATCGCATCCATATGCTGTTGCACAGCTACAATCTACTACAACTATTATATTGCTAAGCAGGCTATTGTTTTAACTATGGCTATACATGGGTTcgaagtgtttgtaaacacaatgttatgaggaggggcaagacactggtttGACAGCGGTTTAcaacaatcagaagttgagttgtgcgcagttagtttcgcgcagtcaggggaaaacaatcatttagaacccatgtataacttGCAATATGTGAAGCAGTAGTGTGAAGTCAATTAATTCATCCCTTCAGGTCTTCACTCCTGAAGGTGCTGAGGTTCTCGTGTGGGTGCTGGGAGGATAGTGTGCGGTAGAAGATGAAATTGATATGGAAATTCATACCTTCAGGTGTGTTCCCGAGAGGAACACCTTGCTATGTGAATGGGCTATAaaagttgtggtgtgtgtgtgtgtgtgtgtgtgtgtgtgtgtgtgtgtgtgtgtgtgtgtgtgtggtgtgtgtgtgtgtgtgtgtcttcaggtgcTGAGATCCTCGCGCGGCGTGTGTTCCTGAGAGAAACATCTTGCTATGAGAATGTGCTATAAAAgtggtgctgttgtgtgtgtgtgtgtgtgtgtttgtgtgtgtgtgtgtgtgtgtgtgtctccctccagGTGGTGAGCTTCTCGTGTGGGTTCCTGAGGGTTCTAAAGAGGAACATCTCAGTTCTTGTGTCGGCTGCTCTGCTGTTGACTCCGCCCTCCGCCCTCCTCCTGGCCGGCCCCATGCTCACCCTGCGCTACGTCTTCGTACCAATACCAGCACTCACACACAACGCTACCATCATCACACTACCACCACTCACACACAACGCTACCATCGTCACACCACCAGCACTCACACACAACGCTACCAACATCACACTACCACCAACAACATCACCACTCGCACACAACGCTACTAACACGACCAGCAGAGCTATTTTACAGAGCACCACAGACGCAACCAGCACTATGCCACTGAACATCACCTTTAATCTGAACACCGCCTCTAATTTCAACGTCAGTAACTCTAATCTAAATGCCGGTAGCGCCATCACCAATCCCTCTAATCTGACGACCAGTAGTTCCACTAACCCTCTGAACGTCAGTAGCTCTAATCTGAATGCCAGTAGCTACCCCGCGGGCGGCTTCCAGGTCTCCATGGAGCTGGTGGAGGGTCTGGACATAATGCTGTACACCATGATCTTCGTCTGCGTGATGTCCGTGCTGCCGCTGATGGTGATGGTCCCTGCGGCGCTGCGGCTGGTGGCTCACCTGTTCCAGCACACCTGGGCGCTCCGCAGAAACCAGACGCCCAGCCAGAGCTCCGCATCCTACCTGCAGCTCTGCAAGCTGACGGTACGTCGCGACAGGTTTCCATGGTTACGTACTGTTGccattagggctgggttcaaaagatcaaaTCACGATCTAATATCGATTCGCATTAGAAAAgggcgatatcgattcacaactttgtggatcgatcttttgtagatcattattttctcaaccacatcctgtagctctcttccacagattcccacttatttctcacataccaaggtatttcatgtgtgggcatcaaaggctgagatatttaggtttttatagtcggtcttagaattctaggcataaatgggttaaagtgacaacccagcaatacaaaagatcgatatcgaattgaatcggatcgcggatcgaatcggatcgcaacCTTCTGGAtcagaatcgaatcgatccaggaaatttggatcgattcccagccctagttgcCATGATCACTAGTTCTAGTCCTAACCTCAGGGCTGCAAGATAACAGTACGGCAGGAGACATTTCCATAGTTGGTTTTGCCATGGGCCTTGATTACATGGgacattctgaataaaacttaaagggacactgtgtgagatttttagttgtttatttccagaattcatgctacccattcaacaatgctaccttttttatgaatacttaccaccactatcaaattctaagtattcgtaatgactggaaaaaatgcatttttcatacatgaaaagggggatcttctccatggtccaccattttgaatttccagaaatagccatttttagctgcaaaaatgactgtacttgggccatactagaaagtattagtttattacttagtaaactttcatgaaaagatcaaatttggcaataggcaacacagtttcaatgagcagcatagttgcagtaccttttttgaccatttcctgcccagtgtacctttaattccgctttgaagacATCATGTCAATCATCTCACCAATAGgcagacttaaagtgatactgtcccatttttggaaataagcttattttacacctccccttgagttaaataataggctcttacctttcttctgtacttccaaccgttttctagttatggcagtgcacattttacctccaagctaacagttaacattgagtcctatgagaccagttagccgcgagctggtctcataggactcaatgttaactgctagcatggaggtaaaatttgctcctattatttaactcaaggggaggtgtaaaaaaaagctcatttccaaaaatgggacagtatcactttaaggccccatcaaaacatcaaaaacataaatCAAGAGGGCCCCATACCATATCTATatatttgcctagggcccccaaattggTAGAACTGCCACTGATGTCAACACTTGCAATGTAAACTCgaaggaactatttaattcggaatgatTCAATCAGAactaaaaacgtcatgtaaaaaaTGACCATGGTCAGTTAGTATTGCCATGATAACAAGTCCTAATCCTAACCCCTGGTCTCCAAGATGAGATAGTATGGCAGGAGCCATTTACATAGTAACACTTTACTTGCATCTTTACGTGTTGCTTCATAAAACTGTACAATTCATAgcagctgtactgtatgtgtgtgtgtgtatgtgtgtgtgtgtgtgtgtgtgtgtgtgtgtgtgtgtgtgtgtgtgtgtctgtgtgtgtgtgtgtgtgtgtctgtgtgtgtgtgtgtgtgtgtgtgtgggtgtgtgtgtgtgtgtgtgtgtgtgtgtgtgtgtgtgtgtgtgtgtgtgtgtgtgtgtgtctcctcaggtGTCTCTAGTGGCTGTGTACGCTGCGACGCTCCTCATCGTCTCCTTCTACTTCATGTCTCTCCTGGCCGGCTCAAACATGCCCTATGACATCATCATGCTGGGCTGCACTTTCTACTGCGTCCTTACGGGGACGCTATTAGCCGCCTCCAACCGCCAGATCAGGGACACACTCGCCGTAACCCTCACCCAACTCAAGGTCAAACTCAAACTCACCCAGTTACCCTAACCCTCATCCTAATCCAGCTCAAGGTCAAAATCACCCTGACACCCAGtcaccttaaccctaacccctaacccaGCTCATGGGCAGACTGCAGTGCGCTCGATGCTACCAGGCTCCCAGGC encodes:
- the LOC134468259 gene encoding uncharacterized protein LOC134468259 gives rise to the protein MAVSSNATELGLVLLALAFGAVLNAANLLLTLLPLYRSGGGAASAVSGGGKVTVVSGVICSISLSNTLLSLSCIAIMLMVFYGTLATRSGQVNPFFTAMLYVWLSSCFVSFWAIAWLSVLYCVKVVSFSCGFLRVLKRNISVLVSAALLLTPPSALLLAGPMLTLRYVFVPIPALTHNATIITLPPLTHNATIVTPPALTHNATNITLPPTTSPLAHNATNTTSRAILQSTTDATSTMPLNITFNLNTASNFNVSNSNLNAGSAITNPSNLTTSSSTNPLNVSSSNLNASSYPAGGFQVSMELVEGLDIMLYTMIFVCVMSVLPLMVMVPAALRLVAHLFQHTWALRRNQTPSQSSASYLQLCKLTVSLVAVYAATLLIVSFYFMSLLAGSNMPYDIIMLGCTFYCVLTGTLLAASNRQIRDTLAVTLTQLKVKLKLTQLP